The Fusarium keratoplasticum isolate Fu6.1 chromosome 4, whole genome shotgun sequence genome contains the following window.
ACTCGAGCTATCTCGATCTGAGCTCTGGTTGGCGGATTCTTACCTAGCTCCATCCACCTTGTCTGTTCTCTCAGCCATGGGAAAGCCGGGCTTGTTTCCGAGTATCCGTTCATTTTCAACTCTTGACAGTGAGGGTCAaagtaggtaggtaggtcgACGACGGTTTGAAACACACAATAACATGGGCATCGGAGCTAACCTCCCGTCGACGTCAGTAGTGCTTTGACTCTCGTTGACGATGGGCCCTCCATTCGCTCGCTCCAGGCACGGTGGAAAGCAACCAACAGTCAAACTTGACTAGTAAATCGATGGCAGCGGTCCGCGCAAAACCCGGTTCGTCGCGTGGTTGCACCCGTGCGGGGTGGCCCTGGGACGACCCGTTTTGCATGCATCGGGAAACCGACTGTACGCATATGGTCATAGCTCTCGTTGCCATAAGGCGAAGCCGTCGTGATGTGATGCTAAAAGCGACGATCACCGCAGGGTGGTGTGCAAGGATGCCGGCCACCTGGATACAGTATTGTGCCCTCATGCTCTTGCTCACGGGAAAAGACGTTGAACTTCTCGACGAGACATTACGTCGTCTTGTGCTCACATGCTCCTTGTGTtctcgtcttcgtcatcgcACCCTACTTCCAATTGAGCATTGGCGCATCAACACCCCCTTGGTCCGATTTAGTCGTCATGATCTGTCATATTGAGTCGTTCTCATCATGCTCCCCAAGCCACTAGCACGGGATCGCTCGCCATAGTGAGATAACTAGTCTCGTCAGTCGCACATCCATTGTCCTCAACGACAATGTTAGCCCAAAGCCGTCGACAGGGGTGAGCTGGCTGGCTACTCTCTGTTGTTCCACCCCAATATGGATCCTAAACCACACGCGGAGACCCGGGCATCACAGCGTCGTTGACTGGAACTGGAATGCGAACGTAGCCAAATCATGTCGAGCCGCGTTATGGCAGCACATTTCGAAGAAGAGAGTTCCTGCTAAGGCCCACGAAACGGGTAAGGGCACCATCTTCTCTCGCGTTCTGCGGGATCCTCCCCCTTCCCTCATTCGTGTTGTCCCAATGGTCGCCTGGCTGCTTCGTGCTGTCGAATCGACATTTTCCTGTGTGATCTCAGGCCAATGAGGGCGACCCTTGGCCTGTCCGCTGGCGACGCCTCTAGCTCTGAGACATGTGGGCATGCCACTCCGGGCTGGCCCTATGCCATCGCGATCAATGCGTAAGGACGCTGATCACTTCAGCAGACGTCGCAATTTGACAGCCTGCATTTGATTGCTATTGGCGAGCCCAGAATCATGGATTCGGCTTCCCGAATAGAGATCTGAGAGCTCAGAATAGGGAGTGAATGTGTCGCACCAGCGGCATAGATTTCCCTGCCCAGTTTATGACCCGTCATCAGGCATCCATATCGCTGTGAGGTACGGAATATGGTGCACAATCATACCTCATGGGGTGAGCTAAGGTGTTGAGGCGCTCCTCGCAACGCAAGACTCGGGGTATCTATCATCGTGTTGACCATCCCGTTATAGTTTTGCAACTGAAATGCGCTCTTTGTCTCGATGCCGGGTATTAGACAGACTTTCTTCATCGTAAACTTCCATCGAAGACTTCATTCCAAATCGATGAAGGAGACTTGAATCGGAAACGCAAGTCCTCGACACCGATCGTGTCTCGATACTTCCACGCGTTCCGCGCAAGCACATGCTTATTATGGTTAAACATGGAGTCCATATCTAGCCATGGACCTGCAAGGGAGAGGCCATGATCATGTCCCTCGACGTGACCTCAACACCTTATTTCATGTACTCGGCTGTCAAGACTCGCCACTGGGTCGCCCTAGGTGCAGATCTAGCCCATCAACCATATTCTGATAGCCGGAAAGCTTCCCCTGGCTGGGACAGGAGAGCAACGCCAGGTCTCGGACCGTATACGTGCATAAGTATCCACAAAGCTACTCCTCAAGCAGCCCGCAGGTGTTCCCCTGTGATGAACGGCGTCGATCGATATGTCTCCACCAGCGAGGCCATAGAATAGCACTTGTTCTGGGAGACATGTTTTACCGGTTCTGTGGTGAGATGCAGTTCGTTGTCATGATGCATCCCCCAGAGAGCCCTTCGCACTGACGCAACCACCGACTTCTCCTAAACCCGCGTGCAAGAAAGCGTTGGACGATTTGAGAATGAACCGCTCTCTTTGATTCTTGTGAATTAGCTGAATTCGAGTTGCGCGCGTGTGTAAAATAGCGCTCTTgatatatatagtaagaCATATCGGTTGCTTGTCGATATAGCAAGGTCATGCCTGTGCCGTTTCCCCAAACCAGACATGATGAAAACAGAGAAAAGTCGTGGGTATACCGAGCATGCCAGAGCTATCATCATTCTGAAAAAGATACTTGAAACCCGCAAAATAATGTCAGTGACCACGCAGCCAGTTTatcccccctcccctcccctgtTGCGTATGTCCCGGGACTGCTTGCCCTGTACCCTTCCAAACGCCAGAAAAATTCAACGAGTATATATTATCGCGCCGAGCGGCGGCGTCTCTTGCCCTGGGAGGATGTTTCGCCATCATCTGGCTCACCATCACTCGAATCGTCGTGACCTCTTGCATTCTTTGACCTGTCGTTGCCCTTCTTGATTGAGATGATACACCCTTGCTCCTTCAAGCGCTTGGTCAGCCTCGTACTGGCCTGCATGCCCGGGAAATCCTTTGCAGTATAGACGGTAAAGACGTCGCTTTTAGCCTCGACAAGGACAGGGAAGTGCCTTAGTTCTCTTGCTCGTGCTGGGTCGATCTTTACGAGGCTGAACTTGAGGCGGAACGAGCCGGGGGTGCGGCAAGAGAGGTCTGGaaagcagaagaagcagccttCTTCATTGTGCTCATCTTTGCCGACAAATGGGGCACCGACTAATGAGCCCATAAGCCGCCGTTGTTGTCGGTACTCCTCGGGCATGAAAGATGCATCTCGGGCACCACTCTCATCGTATATTGAGCAACTCATCACATAGTGACAGTAACGTAGCTGCTTGCTGATCTCTTCTGGAGTGAGGTTGGGTCCTTCAATAATGAGCTGAACGATTGGGGGAGGGTCAACGACTCTTCTGTCCCTCTCGCCGAAGCCACATGATCGAGCGGCTACGGGTTGCTGGCGGATCCTCAGCTTGTAGTtggcatcaacatctccGGGGCGTTTactgctgctgatgctgctgctgcgactTCCGCTGCCGGCGCCAGGACTGAGCAGGTCAGAGATTCTCATGGGATCCGGCCTCGATTCAGTGGGCGAGGGGGCGGGACTATTTGGATTTGTCCCGCTGACCATGGGGGCAGTCGCCGAGAGGAATTGCTGGCCGGTGAAGCGCGGAATGGCCCGCATGTCGACTGATGGAGGACGCTGCGCGTATGCAAACGGTTGCTGGTTTTCTGAGATTGAGGGCACCCGAACAGGTTGTGAGATGTGGCGGCCCTGCAACATGTCTGGTCTTTCAATGGCaggggaagaaaaaggaggtggaggatgcGCAACGTTGGGTTCATAGTGCCTCTGCTGATCGAAGGTGCCACTGGAAGTATGATGGGACGGCACGCTgagaggaggcggaggatgTGAGACCTGCGGAGCGGTTGACATGTCGGTCAACTGGTATCCATGACTGGGCCGTGGGTGCTGTGGGGGCTGCAGCTGTGAGGGACGGCGGCTGCCAGGGACGCCAGTTGACATGCTCGCTGGAGAAGACAGCTGGTGATCGTAGTGTGGTTGCATTTGTGGTTGATGAACTGAGCCGCGTGGAGCATAATGGGGATCGGACCAGCTTGTGGCCGTGGTGGCATATGGACGTGACATGGCTTCCGACATGGCTTCCGACATTGTATCAGGCCGCCGCGAACTCTTCGCGGCAGTCTCAACGGCTGTGAGGGACATGGACGTCGAATTTCAACTGGCGAGGGTCGCCATCAAGAAGTATGCATGGGAGAAAGGATGAAGAGCGGCAGTTGTCAAGCTCGGCAGCTTGGGCAGGTCAGTGGCGGCCCGGATCAGTTTCGTCGAGTCGATAGCAAACTTACACAGCCCAGGTACTCCGTACAAAAGCTGAGCAGCGTCCAATGAGGTATGTGGATCGCCCAAGTCAAAGGGGACAAGAGGGACGGAAGGCCCAGTCGCCCACCACTTCCAGGGAGCTGGCTGGCAGAAGGAATGCGGATGGGTCCACCGAGCGGGTGACGGGGGAGTGCGCGATGGATATGGCAGGGCAGTGAACCAACAGAGACAAGGCGTGCAGCCTCTCGAGGCCGAATTCGTGTGAAGAGACTAATGAAATGACTGAGGTCAAAGCCCTCGCTCGGACGAAACCGTCAGTGGTGGCCGACAAGTCGTGGGTGAAGCTGGAGCTGCACTGAAGGGCGCCAAGGGAAATGGGAGAGGGAGACCAAGAAATGCCGTGGGTTGTCGTGATGAGAAAACTGCGAGAGAAGTCGCCAAAGTCCACACCCCACCCACATCCACGCCCACGAGAGAGCCGGATTTGGTTCGTTGCCGAGCCTGAGGCGGAGAGACGGCAACGCGAGGAAACGGGGGGCCTCGTGCGAAAGGAAACGGGCACGAACGAGAACGAATCCGTTCACGGGTGAGAGATGACCTAGTTCGTGGGTTCTCGAGAGAGTAGAATGCGGCGCCGTCGACAGTACCCGATAGACTCGAAGGCGAGATGCACGACTGAGATCAGGGTGGCTGATGCGGCGCGGAGAGGAAGGACTTCTcaggtcgaggtcgagaacgAACTGGTTCGATGACGAGGGGCCGGGACGGCTGAGGcgggagagaaaaaagaggagaaTATTCTAAAGCCAAAGTATGTTCCAGAGAAGCGAAATGGTATTGTAGATTGACCTGAGGCCCAGCGGTGGAGAATATGTCGAGGTCGTTGATGGTACAACTAACCCGACGTTGCCAGAGTTTCTAGTCGAAGAAGGGACACAGCTGAAACGAGCTAGAGAAAGACAGGCTCAAGAAATCAGCCAAATACGAAGCTAAAATCGAGTTCCCCAGAGAATTCCAAATAGATATCCAAGAGAGAACCGCAATCAAGAGCTGAGACCAGAGGTTAAATCGCGGTGAGAGTGCAGATTGGAGAGCGTCGTGATAAGTAGGTAGcaaggagatggccaagtaCGTTTTGATGGTTGATGCAGATGGCAGTGGCGGAGAATTGATTATTAAGGTACTGACTGACTGCACCTTCCTTGGTAGCCACAGTCAACTGGACCTTCCACTTCCACAACTGCCAACCGAAAGATGCCAGTTGCCGGGTGTCAGGTACGAACAAGAGCGGGAGCAGGCTGTACCCAAGCAGGTACCTCTGGGCCTGAAGCTACCTTCCGGCTTGATTGACCTGGTACCACCTACCTTGGGAagataggtaggtaggcaaAGGCAAGGCGAGTAAGGCCGTAGGTAGGGAAGGTAGATAGGTCGACATCGCTCAAACGCCAATTCCAATAATTCCATCCTACCTTCCTGTGCTGACCTACCTTACCTCCATGACCACCTATGACCTGCTTGCCTAGGTACCTGGGGAGGGCCAGGAGGTGTGGTGCTGGAGGCGTGGTAGGTACCTGCCTAGGCGACAAGGTCCGGTAAATCACCCCAATCTTCAATGCAGGCAAGGCGGGGAGTTGGGCTGGGCAACCAAGGCAGGAGGTACCCAGCTAGGCGCGGATTGCTGCATGATGGAAGGTCTCAGGGGATCTGCCCTTGCAACCCAACCCGAGTCTCGACGTAAATATCAAAAAGCCCCCTTCTTTCTccatctttctcctcttttcccCCATGCAAGCTGTCCATTCCATGGTATGTCACTCACAGACGTACTTGAGATGACCAAATCTCACCTGCCGACAATCCTCTCGAGCCAGCTTGTGACCAGTGAACTGGGGGCTTCGGACATCGGACAGTGGACGGGAAACAGAGGGTGAGCCAACCTTGTCGAGGCGCCACGGATCCTTCAAAAACTCAAGCGGGCCAGTGTCAACGACCCATGCCTGGTAGGCTTCCCGTCCCAGCAACTGGCCCGAGCTACAGACATCAGCTCGCCCAATTGGTGATCTCTTGCCTCTTTGACGATGCTCCCAACGCTTCGCATTGCCTTGCCTGAGGAACCGAACCTGTCAGCTTCTGTGCCATGAATAGATACACGCCAAGCATACCACTCGCACCGGCCGGGTGCCCATGAACTTGACCTGGGCATGCGGTACGGTACAGGGGTGATTGCTCAGGCCCCGGGGGGAGGCCTTGAGGAGGGGGGGCAGCTGGGGCGGTGATCACTGTGTTCGGCCATGCTGAGAGGCACGGCATCACAAGGACAACAACCGCATGCTTGCCAACAGTGGTATCCGAGGAGATATcagagaagcagaagctcatctggggaagatgaagaagaaggactgTGGAGACGTTTTAACCGAGGTCTCAAGACCGACCTATTTTCCAAACTCTTCTGCCAAAGAGACGACAGCTTCATCGGCATTCGCCCATGGCCGCCGGTTGAGGCTCCCGTCAGAAGTCGACAACCTCGGGCCCGTCAGGTTCGGGGAATCGGGACACCGGTTGACACTTTGGATACCGGGGCTGGGATCTACCCGCGGCCGGCGATGGCGCCGCCCGTGTTTCAATCTCGGCGAATCTTCACCACGCGCCTCAGGGTTCCGTGGGTCCTTAAGAGCAGGTCTAGCCCGCAACTGTGTGTACGCAGCAGAGACGGCTGCCCTACTTTGCGTGACTCGACTCGACGGTTGACCGAACCCTTTGTTGGTGGACAAGGGAAGGGATGAGAAGGGAGCAAAAAGCAACGACGACTGGGTGCCTTCGGCTTCGAAATCAGCGAGTCCAGACTTGTCACAAAATGTTAGTTTGATGGTTGGCCAAACTGGTGCTGGCTCCCAGCGCCACGGCGTTCTCTGGCTTTGTTGGGTCctcagccatggccagaGCTGTCTTGCCCTCATTATCGTCTCGTCAACGGGTACGGATAATTGGACGCTGCATTGGGGAGCGGCCCGATGATGCTTAttctcgacgatgaggaggagcccaGCTGGAAAAGAAAGGGCTTTCCAGTCCAGGCGCGGCCAGTTAGCCGGCCTCCATCCCTCTCAACATCGATGCAACCACCTCGCCGCCCAATAGTTGGGCAGACCCTGCCACACTTTGTTCTCTATCAAGCGTTGCTGTCAATTCCTCGTCCCCGGAGTCTGGATCCCGTCTCCTGCTTGCTTTGGCGTCGAAGCTCAGGCCGCCTGTTAGTGCTGATGGCCACCACGCGAAAGCGCCACACGGTTCTACCATGGATCTATTGCTAGAGCTCTGGGagctgatgatgaccttgaaATCTCGACGAGACCCATGGGGCGACTCTAGGGCCTCGTACGTGAGAGTTCGGAGCTGCTGGTAGGTACACCACAAGTcacgaggagaagatctCTTCCTAACCAAACTCTCGTTGCATCTCTCTCTCAGCCGTGTTGGTCGAGACGCTTCCTGACTACAGGATGCGGCCGTGCGGCGTTGTTGGCTCAACCCTGGATCCCTGGAATCCTTGATTCAAGGAACTCAGCTCCAAGGACCCGGAGCGTGGGTGATCACCCGAGCTAGGATGAGTTTGGTCCCAACGTTGCCGTGTCTCCCATTTCTTGGATGCTGTACAT
Protein-coding sequences here:
- a CDS encoding Sexual development regulator velC, whose protein sequence is MSLTAVETAAKSSRRPDTMSEAMSEAMSRPYATTATSWSDPHYAPRGSVHQPQMQPHYDHQLSSPASMSTGVPGSRRPSQLQPPQHPRPSHGYQLTDMSTAPQVSHPPPPLSVPSHHTSSGTFDQQRHYEPNVAHPPPPFSSPAIERPDMLQGRHISQPVRVPSISENQQPFAYAQRPPSVDMRAIPRFTGQQFLSATAPMVSGTNPNSPAPSPTESRPDPMRISDLLSPGAGSGSRSSSISSSKRPGDVDANYKLRIRQQPVAARSCGFGERDRRVVDPPPIVQLIIEGPNLTPEEISKQLRYCHYVMSCSIYDESGARDASFMPEEYRQQRRLMGSLVGAPFVGKDEHNEEGCFFCFPDLSCRTPGSFRLKFSLVKIDPARARELRHFPVLVEAKSDVFTVYTAKDFPGMQASTRLTKRLKEQGCIISIKKGNDRSKNARGHDDSSDGEPDDGETSSQGKRRRRSAR